A single Oryctolagus cuniculus chromosome 16, mOryCun1.1, whole genome shotgun sequence DNA region contains:
- the LOC138845726 gene encoding olfactory receptor 7E24-like has translation MYPFSIPISFSRRSIGSVETQNRTCVPEFHLVGFSEDPALQYLLSVLFLSMYLVTVLGNLLIILLIISDTHLHTPMYFFLCNLSLADMGFTSTTVPKMIVDIHTHSTVISYVGCLTQMSLFLICGCMDDLILTVMAYDRFVAICHPLHYQVIMNPCRCAFLVTVSFFGSLLESLLHNLILLPVTCYKAAEISNFFCDPSQLLNLTCDNTFNHDIVMYLIGIVFGFFPISGILFSYYKIVSSILRVPSPDGKYKAFSTCGSHLLVVCLFYGSGLGVYLHASFSTSSRKSAVVSLMYTLVTPMLNPFIYSLRNRDIKRALQRIVNRIS, from the coding sequence ATGTATCCTTTTTCCATCCCTATCTCTTTTTCCAGAAGGAGCATAGGCTCTGTTGAAACACAAAATCGGACGTGTGTCCCAGAATTCCATCTCGTGGGCTTCTCAGAGGATCCAGCCCTGCAGTACCTCCTGTCAGTGCTGTTCCTGTCCATGTACCTGGTCACGGTGCTCGGGAACCTGCTCATCATCCTGCTCATCATCTCTGACACCCACctgcacacccccatgtacttcttcctctgcaaCCTGTCCTTGGCTGACATGGGTTTTACCTCCACCACGGTTCCCAAGATGATTGTGGACatccacactcacagcacagtcatctcctatgtgggctgcctgacacagatgtctctctttctcatctgtgGATGCATGGATGATTTGATTCTGActgtgatggcctatgaccggTTTGTCGCCATTTGTCATCCATTGCATTACCAGGTCATCATGAACCCCTGCCGCTGTGCTTTCTTGGTTACAGTGTCTTTTTTCGGCAGCCTTTTGGAATCCCTGCTGCACAACTTGATATTATTACCAGTTACCTGCTACAAGGCAGctgaaatttctaatttcttttgtgaCCCTTCTCAGCTTCTCAATCTTACATGTGATAACACCTTCAACCATGACATAGTCATGTATCTTATTGGTATTGTATTTGGGTTTTTCCCTATCTCAGGGATCCTCTTCTCTTACTATAAAATCGTGTCCTCCATTCTGAGAGTCCCATCTCCAGATGGGAAGTacaaagccttctccacctgtggctctcacCTGTTGGTCGTTTGCTTATTTTACGGATCAGGTTTAGGCGTCTATCTCCATGCATCCTTCTCCACCTCTTCCAGAAAGAGTGCTGTGGTCTCACTGATGTATACCCTGGTCACCCCTATGttgaaccccttcatctacagcctgaggaacagggaCATCAAGAGAGCTCTGCAGAGAATTGTCAACAGAATAAGCTAA